In Odocoileus virginianus isolate 20LAN1187 ecotype Illinois chromosome 15, Ovbor_1.2, whole genome shotgun sequence, a genomic segment contains:
- the PKIA gene encoding cAMP-dependent protein kinase inhibitor alpha isoform X2 — MTDVETTYADFIASGRTGRRNAIHDILVSSASGNSNELALKLAGLDINKTEGEEDAQRNSTEQSGEAQGEAAKSES, encoded by the exons ATGACTGATGTGGAAACTACATATGCAGATTTTATTGCTTCAGGAAGAACGGGTAGAAGAAATGCAATACATGATATCCTGGTTTCCTCTGCAAGTGGCAACAGCAATGAATTAGCCTTGAAATTAGCAGGTCTTGATATCAACAAGACAG AAGGGGAAGAAGATGCACAGCGAAATTCAACAGAACAAAGTGGGGAAGCCCAGGGAGAAGCCGCAAAATCTGAAAGTTAA